From a single Oceanobacillus kimchii X50 genomic region:
- a CDS encoding carboxymuconolactone decarboxylase family protein, translating to MPTTKTGSLYKKSYFSRIQELKEFAPGVFNSFFAFNNKALEEGKLSVKQKELIAVAVAHITGCPYCIELHVGNVKNQGADKEEVTEAIFVATTLKAGSSLAHAVNGLNAYDGNDDDELYKASYFKRLQELGEISDDAFKAFLKFDGAVLKEGKLTLKEKELIAVASAHTTGCAYCIDLHTKNAKEAGASKEELSEAIFVAVALKAGSALAHSVNALNAYDEE from the coding sequence ATGCCAACTACAAAAACAGGGAGTCTTTATAAAAAATCGTATTTCAGTCGTATCCAAGAATTAAAGGAATTTGCACCAGGCGTATTTAATTCGTTCTTTGCCTTCAACAACAAAGCGCTTGAAGAAGGGAAGCTTTCCGTGAAACAAAAAGAATTAATTGCAGTGGCAGTTGCTCACATTACAGGTTGTCCATACTGTATTGAACTCCATGTAGGAAACGTAAAAAACCAAGGTGCTGATAAAGAAGAAGTAACTGAGGCAATATTTGTTGCAACAACATTAAAAGCAGGCTCTTCATTAGCGCACGCAGTAAATGGATTGAATGCATATGACGGAAATGATGATGATGAGTTATATAAAGCTTCCTACTTTAAACGACTACAAGAACTTGGTGAGATAAGTGATGATGCTTTCAAAGCTTTCTTGAAATTTGATGGAGCGGTTTTAAAAGAAGGTAAACTTACATTGAAGGAAAAAGAGTTGATTGCAGTAGCCTCTGCGCATACAACAGGATGTGCTTATTGTATTGACTTGCATACGAAAAATGCAAAGGAAGCTGGAGCCAGTAAAGAAGAGTTATCAGAAGCTATTTTTGTAGCTGTTGCTCTTAAAGCAGGTTCTGCATTAGCGCACAGTGTCAATGCATTAAATGCTTACGATGAAGAGTAG
- a CDS encoding catalase: MTDGNNDELKNSRNYSQGHGSQGPHGYEGNAGDKSHTNPAAFNWDIDLPAEIHSQTVGKRGPILKQDNIEHETLQTFIHEKIIERPVHVKGWGAFGYFETLYSMSDYTTLSFLQTPGTEVPVFVRFSLAVSTKGTPDTSRNVRGFSTKFYTDNGIFDLICNHIPVFSVRDTIRFPEAIKAFLPSPVDNLIDPTRYWNFVARAPESLLFTLLVYSNLGTVKSLRHLPGHSVNTYVWKNGEGKRYFVKYTWAPLAGEQYIRNDEAVRLAGENPDIAGQDLHDVIERGEPVEFGLYVQIMDPEDAANLPYDPLDDTKIWDQQQFPFQPVGRMVLNRNPDNYMEQVEKAAFSPSNLQEGVELSDDKMLQGRANIYWDSQRYRIGPDFRNVPVNHESDWWPGNLVTSGDGRYVEGRLERSDIEKQDDFTQPGMFYDSLSDQQQEDLINNMAGGLTTVSPEVYNTVQGYMQKASEDLARKLNRAVTMMKED, encoded by the coding sequence ATGACTGATGGGAATAACGATGAATTGAAAAATTCTCGTAATTATTCACAGGGGCATGGGAGTCAAGGACCACATGGATATGAAGGAAATGCAGGTGATAAATCCCATACGAATCCTGCTGCTTTTAACTGGGATATTGATCTTCCAGCAGAGATTCATTCACAGACTGTCGGAAAACGTGGACCAATTTTAAAACAGGACAATATTGAGCACGAAACATTACAAACATTTATTCATGAGAAGATAATAGAGAGACCGGTACATGTAAAAGGTTGGGGAGCTTTTGGTTATTTTGAAACATTGTATTCTATGAGTGATTATACAACATTATCTTTCTTGCAGACACCGGGTACAGAAGTGCCGGTATTTGTGCGGTTCTCCTTAGCAGTTAGTACAAAAGGAACCCCAGATACATCCCGTAATGTAAGAGGATTCTCCACTAAATTTTATACAGATAACGGCATATTCGATTTGATATGTAATCATATTCCTGTTTTCTCTGTTCGCGACACAATTCGTTTTCCAGAAGCGATTAAAGCGTTTTTACCATCTCCGGTAGATAACTTAATCGATCCCACACGCTACTGGAATTTTGTGGCACGTGCGCCTGAATCACTTCTCTTTACACTACTTGTTTACTCCAACCTTGGTACAGTGAAAAGTCTACGTCATTTGCCTGGGCATAGTGTAAATACCTATGTTTGGAAAAATGGAGAAGGAAAACGATATTTTGTTAAATACACGTGGGCACCGCTGGCTGGAGAACAGTATATTCGTAACGATGAAGCAGTACGACTAGCGGGAGAGAATCCGGATATTGCAGGACAGGACTTACATGATGTCATTGAAAGAGGGGAGCCAGTTGAATTTGGGTTATATGTACAGATCATGGATCCTGAAGATGCTGCCAATCTACCATATGATCCATTAGACGATACCAAAATATGGGATCAACAACAGTTCCCTTTCCAACCAGTGGGAAGAATGGTATTGAATAGGAATCCTGATAATTATATGGAGCAAGTTGAAAAAGCGGCTTTTTCTCCATCTAATTTACAAGAAGGTGTAGAACTATCAGATGATAAGATGTTACAAGGAAGAGCAAATATTTATTGGGATTCACAACGTTATCGGATAGGTCCTGATTTTCGTAATGTACCAGTTAATCATGAATCTGACTGGTGGCCAGGTAACCTTGTGACAAGTGGTGATGGACGCTATGTTGAAGGTAGGTTAGAGCGATCGGACATCGAAAAACAGGATGATTTCACACAACCTGGTATGTTTTACGATTCTCTATCAGACCAACAACAAGAAGATTTAATTAATAATATGGCAGGCGGATTAACTACTGTATCACCGGAAGTATATAATACTGTTCAGGGTTATATGCAGAAAGCTTCAGAAGACTTAGCGAGAAAGCTGAATAGAGCTGTAACAATGATGAAAGAAGATTAA
- a CDS encoding copper homeostasis protein CutC, with protein sequence MYIEAIVQTVEEAIQAEKFGVDRLELVSGMKEGGLTPSYGTIKKVLEHVNIPVQIMVRPHSYHFIYTACELDTIYEDIRNIVELGGRGIVFGALHRDSTINMDALETAASISDELDITVHRAFDEVPSLEEAYLSIAECSNVQRILTSGGSSNCLEGKQSLKSLVELANSSRGPSILPGGGLNMDNFNEIHYFVQADQYHFGTGIQTDGDFSKGLDAEKLQVVKRIS encoded by the coding sequence ATGTATATCGAAGCAATTGTGCAGACAGTGGAGGAAGCAATACAAGCAGAAAAGTTTGGAGTGGATCGATTAGAGTTAGTGTCTGGGATGAAAGAGGGAGGATTAACTCCTAGTTATGGGACGATAAAAAAAGTTCTAGAACATGTAAATATTCCTGTACAAATAATGGTGAGACCGCATAGTTATCATTTCATTTATACTGCGTGTGAGTTAGACACAATATATGAAGATATTCGAAATATAGTTGAATTAGGTGGGAGAGGAATTGTTTTTGGTGCCTTGCACCGTGACAGTACAATAAACATGGATGCTTTAGAGACGGCAGCAAGTATCTCAGATGAGCTGGATATTACGGTTCATCGTGCTTTTGATGAAGTACCTTCATTAGAAGAAGCTTATTTGTCTATTGCTGAATGTAGTAATGTACAGCGTATTTTAACTTCTGGTGGTTCTTCAAATTGTTTAGAAGGAAAGCAATCATTAAAGAGTTTAGTCGAATTAGCGAATTCCTCTAGAGGGCCAAGCATTTTACCAGGTGGGGGCTTAAATATGGATAATTTCAATGAAATACACTATTTTGTTCAAGCTGACCAGTACCATTTTGGAACCGGTATCCAGACGGATGGGGATTTTTCAAAAGGGTTAGATGCGGAGAAATTACAGGTAGTCAAACGTATTTCATAG
- a CDS encoding CdaR family transcriptional regulator has product MKTILTEQLANEIVKRTMSIIHANINIMDQTGTIIASGVPSRIGQLHDGAVQVIKEKHTIEIDTSRTNHWHSSQPGINLPITFQENIVGVIGITGHPDDIRDYSQLIQMGAELTLEQAFLTNEIQQNKQIRQNQITNILLGTEQDQTYIQERAHYAKLDIKTTYAVIIISTPVLDKKHTKDVEKHIHSWLNQEDEYIPLFTNQHLILKKEIQPSSNTPLKDILIEKHKTSAIPHMTIAVGPYLTGVNGWRQSYQEAQKIIEVANTLYPSGGIWSYQDLNLAILAYDLLKNTPQSTKQLIATYHRILTENDGTQLHQTLKTYIEENGKMSITSDKLFIHRNTLTYRLDKIYQITGKDPRNINHLLELKMAQLLYKLESNNN; this is encoded by the coding sequence TTGAAGACCATCTTAACCGAACAATTAGCAAACGAAATCGTAAAACGTACTATGTCCATTATACATGCCAATATAAATATTATGGATCAAACAGGTACAATCATCGCTTCAGGTGTACCTTCTAGAATCGGACAGTTACACGATGGAGCCGTTCAAGTAATTAAAGAAAAACATACGATTGAAATTGATACTTCAAGAACCAATCATTGGCATAGCTCTCAGCCAGGGATTAATTTACCTATTACTTTTCAAGAAAATATTGTAGGTGTAATCGGAATAACCGGACATCCAGATGATATCCGTGACTATTCTCAGTTAATCCAAATGGGTGCAGAACTTACGCTAGAACAGGCTTTTTTAACAAATGAAATTCAGCAAAATAAACAAATTCGCCAAAATCAAATCACTAATATTCTTTTAGGAACCGAACAAGATCAAACATATATTCAAGAAAGAGCACACTATGCAAAACTAGATATCAAAACAACCTATGCTGTTATTATCATATCTACACCAGTATTAGATAAAAAACATACAAAAGATGTAGAAAAACATATTCACTCTTGGCTTAATCAAGAAGATGAGTATATACCATTATTTACAAATCAACACCTTATACTAAAAAAAGAAATCCAACCATCTAGCAATACTCCTTTAAAGGATATTTTAATAGAAAAGCATAAGACTTCAGCTATCCCCCATATGACTATTGCAGTCGGGCCTTATTTAACGGGAGTAAACGGTTGGAGACAATCCTATCAAGAAGCACAAAAAATAATCGAAGTTGCAAATACACTATATCCATCAGGCGGGATATGGAGTTATCAAGACTTAAATCTTGCAATTTTGGCTTATGATTTGCTCAAGAATACCCCGCAGTCAACAAAGCAGCTAATTGCGACGTATCACCGCATTCTTACAGAGAATGATGGTACACAACTTCACCAAACATTAAAAACATATATAGAGGAAAACGGAAAAATGTCTATCACCTCCGATAAGCTATTTATTCATCGAAATACATTAACATATCGACTAGACAAAATATATCAAATAACTGGAAAAGACCCTAGAAATATTAATCACCTTCTAGAGTTAAAAATGGCTCAACTTTTATATAAACTTGAATCAAACAATAATTAA
- a CDS encoding GntP family permease: MEIEVSAFGAIIGLIISIIMILKKIPPVYGLMTGALIGGLIGGTNIVDTVSLMVSGAQGIIPSVLRILAAGILAGILIESGAAAKIAQSIVTKFGEKRALLALALATMFLTAVGVFVDVAVITVAPIALVIASNAGLSRIAILLAMVGGGKAGNVMSPNPNTIAVSDAFNVPLISVMGAGVIPAIFGIVATYIIAKKISSRGTMIEEKEIEQSEENTLPSLFTSLLGPIVAIVLLALRPLFDINIDPIIALPVGGLIGIIAMGQWRNTNDYIKTGLEKMAPVAILLIGTGTLAGIIQNSRIDTVLINALEGLGLPAFSLAPVSGIFMSGATASTTAGATVASSVFASTLLEMGVAALGGAAMIHAGSTVIDHMPHGSFFHATAGSVGMQVKERLKLIPYETLVGLTIAIVSTIIYGIIPLFF, encoded by the coding sequence ATGGAAATAGAAGTAAGTGCATTCGGTGCAATTATCGGTTTAATTATATCAATTATAATGATATTAAAGAAGATCCCGCCTGTATATGGTCTTATGACAGGGGCACTAATTGGCGGATTAATAGGTGGTACAAATATTGTTGACACCGTTAGCTTAATGGTTAGTGGTGCCCAAGGAATTATTCCATCCGTATTAAGAATCTTGGCTGCAGGAATTCTCGCTGGTATCCTTATTGAATCAGGAGCAGCAGCTAAAATAGCACAATCCATTGTTACTAAGTTTGGTGAAAAACGCGCTCTATTAGCACTCGCATTAGCAACGATGTTCTTAACAGCAGTCGGTGTTTTTGTTGATGTAGCAGTAATAACCGTTGCTCCAATTGCTCTCGTAATCGCTTCTAATGCGGGTCTATCTAGAATAGCGATACTACTTGCAATGGTCGGTGGAGGTAAAGCAGGTAATGTGATGTCTCCTAATCCAAATACGATTGCAGTTTCTGATGCGTTTAATGTTCCGCTTATATCTGTGATGGGGGCAGGAGTTATTCCTGCTATATTCGGTATCGTTGCTACGTATATTATCGCGAAAAAGATTTCATCACGCGGTACAATGATTGAAGAAAAAGAAATCGAACAATCCGAGGAAAACACTTTACCATCATTGTTTACATCCTTACTTGGTCCAATTGTTGCAATTGTCCTACTTGCATTGCGACCTCTCTTCGATATTAATATCGATCCAATCATTGCACTTCCTGTCGGAGGGTTGATTGGAATTATTGCAATGGGACAATGGCGTAACACAAATGATTATATTAAAACTGGATTAGAAAAAATGGCACCTGTAGCTATTCTGTTAATTGGAACAGGTACACTAGCCGGAATTATCCAAAATTCACGTATTGATACAGTATTGATAAACGCATTAGAAGGACTTGGTTTACCAGCATTCTCGCTCGCTCCCGTCTCTGGAATATTTATGTCCGGTGCAACTGCATCAACTACAGCAGGGGCTACAGTAGCAAGTAGTGTATTTGCTTCTACCTTACTCGAAATGGGAGTAGCAGCATTGGGTGGAGCAGCAATGATTCATGCTGGTTCAACCGTAATTGACCATATGCCACACGGAAGCTTCTTCCATGCGACAGCAGGAAGTGTGGGGATGCAAGTAAAAGAACGATTAAAATTAATTCCTTATGAAACATTGGTAGGTTTAACTATCGCAATTGTATCTACGATTATATACGGAATTATACCGTTGTTCTTTTAA
- a CDS encoding glycerate kinase codes for MKKKKIVIAPDSFKESMTAQQAAVAIAKGVKSVFQDKLDLELIPMADGGEGTIQSLADALDGTTHSKKVTGPLGNSVIANYAISGDKTTAIIEMAEASGIALVPSEIRNPLKTTTHGTGQLIQAALDHNVEKIILGIGGSATNDGGAGMVEALGGKLLNSEGNSIPSGGGSLIDLDDIDLSNLDKRLQDVQIIVACDVDNPLLGEYGASAIYGPQKGADKKMVSDLDSALSNYHDVLERVTKKSVKDIPGAGAAGGLGAGLLAFLHAKLEPGVEIVLKETNFYERVVDADLVLTGEGKIDGQTIYGKTPIGVAKATKRFNIPVIALSGTLGTDYEKVYNHGIDAAFSIVQGPCDLEDALKNGPNYLEGLARNVAKLLVIH; via the coding sequence TTGAAGAAAAAGAAAATCGTAATCGCACCCGATTCATTTAAGGAAAGTATGACAGCACAACAAGCGGCAGTTGCAATTGCTAAAGGTGTTAAATCTGTATTTCAAGATAAGTTAGATCTCGAGCTAATACCAATGGCAGATGGCGGTGAGGGAACCATTCAATCCCTTGCCGATGCACTTGACGGCACCACACATTCCAAAAAAGTTACTGGACCTTTAGGAAATTCAGTTATCGCTAATTACGCAATTTCTGGAGATAAAACGACTGCAATTATCGAAATGGCCGAGGCTTCAGGAATTGCACTTGTCCCTAGTGAAATACGAAACCCTTTAAAAACAACGACCCATGGTACAGGACAATTAATACAAGCAGCTCTTGACCATAATGTAGAAAAAATCATTCTTGGCATTGGCGGAAGTGCCACCAACGATGGCGGAGCAGGAATGGTAGAAGCATTAGGTGGTAAATTGTTAAACAGCGAAGGAAACTCTATACCTTCAGGGGGAGGAAGTTTAATCGATCTCGATGACATCGACTTAAGTAATTTAGATAAAAGGTTACAGGATGTACAAATAATTGTTGCTTGTGATGTAGATAATCCACTATTAGGAGAGTACGGTGCAAGTGCAATTTATGGACCACAAAAAGGGGCAGATAAAAAAATGGTATCTGACCTTGATTCTGCTCTCAGCAATTACCATGATGTGTTAGAACGGGTTACAAAAAAGTCTGTCAAAGATATCCCAGGAGCTGGTGCAGCAGGAGGACTCGGAGCTGGATTACTAGCATTTCTTCATGCAAAGCTCGAACCTGGAGTAGAAATCGTCTTAAAAGAAACCAATTTTTACGAACGGGTGGTTGATGCAGACCTTGTCCTCACCGGTGAAGGAAAAATCGATGGACAAACCATCTATGGTAAAACCCCTATTGGGGTTGCCAAGGCTACAAAAAGATTCAACATTCCTGTTATAGCTTTAAGCGGAACCTTAGGTACTGATTATGAAAAAGTCTATAACCATGGAATCGATGCAGCATTTAGTATTGTTCAAGGTCCTTGTGATTTAGAAGATGCCTTAAAAAATGGACCGAACTACTTGGAAGGATTGGCAAGGAACGTGGCAAAATTACTAGTTATTCATTAA
- a CDS encoding purine-nucleoside phosphorylase produces MHKTEEILEAKSFISEQTGIKPEIGMILGSGLGSLAEEIEDAVVIPYETIPYFSKSNAVGHANELVIGHLQGKKVVAMKGRYHYYEGYTLDEVTFPVRVLKALGVEKLIITNSCGAVNTDFNPGELMLISDHINLVGTNPLIGKNNEDLGTRFPDVSEVYSRNLRALARDAAQDLNITLQEGVYGWWSGPVYETPAEIRMIRILGGDAIGMSTVPEALIAIHSGLEVLGISCLTNMACGILDQPLSHEEVIEVAGQSRDKFVQLIQQTLKLL; encoded by the coding sequence ATGCATAAAACAGAAGAAATATTAGAAGCAAAATCATTTATCTCGGAACAAACAGGCATTAAACCAGAAATAGGAATGATTCTCGGATCAGGATTAGGAAGCCTCGCTGAAGAAATAGAAGACGCTGTTGTTATACCTTATGAAACTATTCCTTACTTCTCCAAATCAAATGCAGTTGGACATGCAAATGAATTGGTGATTGGACATTTACAAGGTAAAAAAGTAGTAGCTATGAAAGGTCGCTATCATTATTACGAGGGATATACTTTGGATGAAGTTACTTTTCCTGTACGGGTCTTAAAAGCATTAGGGGTGGAAAAACTAATCATCACAAATTCTTGTGGTGCAGTTAATACTGATTTTAACCCTGGTGAACTAATGTTAATTAGTGACCACATTAACCTTGTTGGTACAAACCCATTAATAGGCAAAAACAATGAAGACCTAGGTACACGCTTCCCAGATGTTTCCGAAGTTTATAGTCGTAACTTACGAGCTTTAGCTCGAGATGCAGCCCAAGATTTGAACATAACATTACAAGAAGGTGTATACGGTTGGTGGAGTGGCCCTGTTTATGAAACACCTGCAGAAATTCGAATGATTCGTATACTTGGCGGAGATGCAATTGGTATGTCTACCGTACCAGAAGCACTTATTGCCATTCATTCTGGACTAGAAGTATTAGGAATTTCTTGTTTAACCAATATGGCTTGTGGGATATTAGATCAGCCTTTAAGTCATGAGGAAGTTATTGAAGTAGCGGGTCAATCTCGTGACAAATTTGTTCAGTTAATACAACAAACATTAAAATTGCTGTAA